The Pantoea alfalfae genome includes a region encoding these proteins:
- a CDS encoding GNAT family N-acetyltransferase — MLTPTLTTDRLLLKPLVAEDAKQIQTLYPRWEIVCYMVASVPWPYPENGAENYVNNVALPDMAKGIAWFWTIRNREIPDKVMGLICLYDEEDNNRGFWLAPEYQGQGYMREASIAATDYWFNVLNKPVLRAPKAALNRRSQRISVTSGMRLIKTVKKEYVSGLLDSELWEITRDEWNALRVQ, encoded by the coding sequence ATGCTAACCCCCACACTTACAACAGATCGGTTGCTTTTAAAACCATTAGTCGCCGAAGATGCTAAGCAGATCCAGACGCTTTATCCCCGCTGGGAAATAGTCTGCTATATGGTGGCATCGGTCCCCTGGCCTTATCCAGAGAATGGTGCAGAAAATTACGTCAATAACGTTGCTCTGCCTGACATGGCGAAAGGAATTGCATGGTTCTGGACTATCAGAAATCGTGAGATACCAGATAAAGTTATGGGCTTGATCTGTCTTTACGATGAAGAAGATAACAATCGTGGATTCTGGCTCGCACCGGAATATCAGGGTCAGGGCTATATGCGTGAGGCTAGTATTGCGGCTACAGATTACTGGTTCAATGTGTTGAATAAACCGGTGTTACGCGCACCTAAAGCAGCCCTTAACCGCCGCTCTCAGCGTATTTCGGTCACTAGCGGAATGCGGCTTATCAAAACTGTCAAGAAGGAGTATGTCAGCGGCCTTCTGGATTCTGAGCTTTGGGAAATCACCCGCGATGAGTGGAATGCTCTAAGAGTTCAATGA
- a CDS encoding DUF4401 domain-containing protein: MREIAPDGITGMPSRTAAYLCRQIAGLVNVGRLSPETCQRIFVFCGIRPSHAQWRQFLIPVLSFLGLLSLVAGSVFFIAWNWAWLPKMAKFALTELLIVALAVVVWWRWYSTLARSALLAAGLSFGALFALYGQIYQTGADSWELFRAWLCILLPLALIARQNSLWFCSWLVANLAFQLYYTATLPTSLLELAVSDSFFWLPTTVLHVYLALLAACLIIREVLACRAITHHPESWLASRWFSRVMAGFLLLLLTAIVAGNISDGHGANHFTLVTGGWVATLLAGYYLYRYRHVDLCMLTLGIASLTIVGCALIMQLFLVAYVTADLYLTGVLMIFWVAANGSILLKWQRKLAEKGPLDQAPARLTFLEDALRHQGLLSDAQIREIQQRGHASNLPWYLRLALSVGGWVAALITLLLMALVLYSTDLLDDPNAVTLIVPSLVLAVIARGLLRSDRDGKYHLGLAWAIAATCGLVIGVVLQIQSDDVSFMMLSSLCALPILAAMAVAMPDSTYRFMAITALTFFLVLAGYLLSLLYLSPTAGRVAVSLLVAAVMFLWLWIVSHQLRLLAGPYADAVHPLLYGIPAGLMVLSSLGINAAVLMNLLWSSAQFSMLQPATGTGIAAGLVLSALSQKKSSQPLFSIITLPAAVICGAAALYAPGIGLGLWLILMARYQGSPGLLVVSGGFMVLYVIGWYYFLEVLLLHKALLLLAGGLILLGLAWVVTKVLPAQIGGTSENA, encoded by the coding sequence ATGAGGGAGATTGCACCTGATGGAATAACCGGGATGCCATCACGAACGGCAGCCTATCTTTGCCGTCAGATTGCTGGTCTGGTCAACGTCGGAAGACTGAGCCCGGAAACCTGCCAGCGCATCTTCGTTTTCTGTGGTATCAGGCCGTCACATGCGCAATGGCGTCAGTTTCTTATCCCGGTGCTTAGCTTTCTGGGGTTGCTGTCACTGGTTGCCGGGTCGGTATTTTTTATTGCCTGGAACTGGGCCTGGCTGCCGAAGATGGCGAAATTCGCCCTGACCGAACTGCTGATCGTCGCGCTGGCGGTAGTGGTCTGGTGGCGCTGGTACAGCACGCTGGCACGCAGCGCATTGCTGGCAGCAGGATTAAGTTTCGGTGCTCTCTTTGCGCTTTACGGACAGATTTATCAGACGGGTGCGGATAGCTGGGAGCTATTCCGGGCCTGGTTATGCATTCTTCTGCCGCTGGCGCTGATTGCCCGGCAAAACAGCCTGTGGTTTTGCAGCTGGCTGGTCGCTAACCTGGCGTTCCAGCTCTATTACACCGCCACGTTGCCGACGTCACTGCTGGAGCTCGCCGTGTCTGACAGCTTCTTCTGGCTCCCGACGACAGTGCTGCACGTCTATCTGGCGCTGCTGGCAGCCTGCCTGATTATCAGGGAAGTTCTGGCCTGTCGGGCAATAACGCATCATCCTGAGAGCTGGCTGGCAAGCCGCTGGTTCTCACGCGTCATGGCCGGATTTTTACTGCTGCTGCTGACCGCCATCGTGGCCGGAAATATCTCTGACGGGCACGGTGCTAACCACTTTACGTTAGTCACGGGCGGCTGGGTGGCCACCCTGCTGGCAGGCTATTACCTGTACCGTTATCGCCATGTTGATCTCTGTATGCTGACGCTGGGCATCGCCAGTCTGACGATTGTGGGCTGCGCACTGATCATGCAGTTATTCCTTGTGGCCTATGTTACGGCTGACCTGTATCTGACCGGCGTCCTGATGATTTTCTGGGTGGCGGCAAATGGTTCGATCCTGCTGAAGTGGCAGCGCAAACTGGCTGAAAAGGGACCGCTCGATCAGGCTCCGGCCAGGCTGACCTTCCTGGAAGATGCCCTGCGTCATCAGGGCCTGCTGAGCGACGCACAGATTAGGGAGATTCAGCAACGCGGTCACGCATCCAATCTGCCCTGGTATCTGAGGCTGGCGCTGAGCGTCGGAGGCTGGGTCGCCGCGCTCATCACTCTGTTACTGATGGCGCTGGTGCTCTATAGCACTGACCTGCTCGACGACCCGAATGCTGTGACCCTTATCGTGCCTTCACTGGTCCTCGCCGTGATTGCCCGCGGCCTGTTACGCAGCGATCGTGACGGTAAGTATCACCTTGGGCTGGCATGGGCCATTGCGGCGACGTGTGGGCTGGTTATCGGCGTTGTGTTACAAATCCAGAGCGATGACGTCAGCTTTATGATGCTGAGCTCACTGTGCGCATTACCGATTCTCGCGGCGATGGCGGTGGCGATGCCTGACAGCACTTACCGATTTATGGCCATCACTGCCCTGACTTTTTTTCTGGTGCTGGCGGGCTATTTACTTTCCCTGCTCTACCTGTCGCCAACGGCAGGCCGCGTTGCTGTTTCCCTGCTGGTGGCAGCGGTGATGTTTTTGTGGCTGTGGATTGTCAGTCATCAACTGAGATTACTGGCAGGACCCTATGCTGACGCCGTGCATCCCCTGCTGTATGGCATCCCGGCGGGTCTGATGGTGCTGAGTTCACTCGGCATAAACGCGGCGGTTCTCATGAATTTACTCTGGTCTTCTGCGCAGTTTTCTATGCTTCAGCCTGCGACAGGCACCGGTATTGCGGCAGGCTTAGTGCTGAGTGCGCTCAGTCAGAAAAAGAGCAGTCAGCCGCTGTTTTCGATCATCACGCTGCCCGCCGCCGTTATCTGCGGGGCTGCCGCCCTTTATGCGCCGGGTATCGGGCTGGGATTGTGGTTAATTCTGATGGCACGTTATCAGGGAAGTCCGGGATTGCTGGTGGTCAGTGGCGGGTTCATGGTGCTGTATGTCATTGGCTGGTATTACTTCCTGGAAGTGCTGCTGCTGCATAAAGCGCTGTTGCTGCTGGCTGGTGGTCTGATTTTGCTGGGGCTGGCGTGGGTCGTCACAAAAGTGTTACCCGCACAGATCGGAGGTACGAGTGAGAACGCGTAA
- a CDS encoding NAD(P)/FAD-dependent oxidoreductase: MRYASIPFNHNQPGWPAGEHSFPPQPALQGDITADWVIVGAGFAGVAFARRLADINPNLKIIIVEAHSTQQSASARNSGFVIGLPHNIGSSTAELKKANAYRNLLQEGIRQLEQVISQHHLQCDWEQVGKYHCQAERGNDAILKEYASHLDLMNEPWQMSDSEELYDKLGTRFYSKGIYTPGCVLVNPAQLIAGLKACLPENVQRFDNTPVLGICYGSTAEVLTPFGVIKSPKVMLATNALSPELRPGLSRQAAMATFASITDPLTDEQLATLPPMQSWGLTPVNAIAGATFRFTSDRRFLIRQHVIPALRGQVNAARTYEATQLHEHLFKKVYPTLGSVKITHTWSGTISVTRNGAPEWGMLNKFICTACGCNGAGISKQTVAGTLLADFMMKQDNPHIADMLSLGKANIMPPSPALDIGIKLSLMKERYLGRKEV, translated from the coding sequence TTGCGCTACGCATCGATACCATTCAATCATAATCAACCGGGCTGGCCTGCGGGTGAGCACAGTTTTCCGCCACAGCCTGCGTTGCAGGGCGATATCACTGCAGACTGGGTCATCGTCGGGGCAGGATTTGCAGGCGTCGCCTTTGCGCGCCGCCTTGCAGACATTAATCCGAACCTGAAAATCATTATCGTCGAAGCTCATAGCACACAGCAAAGCGCATCGGCACGTAATTCCGGCTTCGTTATCGGCCTGCCGCATAATATTGGCAGCTCAACTGCCGAATTAAAGAAGGCAAACGCATACCGGAATTTGCTTCAGGAAGGCATTCGTCAGCTGGAGCAGGTTATTTCCCAGCATCATCTTCAGTGCGACTGGGAACAGGTCGGTAAATATCACTGTCAGGCTGAACGTGGTAACGACGCTATTTTAAAGGAATATGCCAGCCATCTCGATCTGATGAACGAGCCGTGGCAGATGTCAGACAGTGAGGAGCTGTACGATAAACTCGGTACGCGCTTTTACAGCAAAGGGATTTATACACCGGGCTGCGTGCTGGTTAATCCAGCACAGCTGATTGCTGGCCTGAAAGCGTGTTTACCTGAGAATGTTCAGCGCTTCGATAACACACCCGTGCTGGGGATCTGTTACGGCAGCACGGCTGAAGTGCTGACACCTTTTGGGGTGATTAAATCGCCAAAAGTGATGCTGGCCACCAATGCACTATCACCAGAGCTGCGTCCGGGACTTTCGCGTCAGGCTGCCATGGCTACCTTCGCCAGCATCACCGATCCATTGACGGACGAACAACTGGCTACCCTGCCCCCCATGCAGAGCTGGGGACTCACGCCGGTTAACGCCATTGCCGGAGCGACCTTTCGTTTTACCTCAGATCGCCGTTTCCTGATTCGCCAGCATGTCATACCCGCGCTCAGGGGGCAGGTAAATGCGGCCCGGACTTATGAGGCGACCCAGCTGCATGAGCACTTATTTAAGAAAGTCTATCCAACGCTGGGCAGTGTGAAGATAACCCATACCTGGTCTGGCACCATCAGCGTCACGCGTAACGGCGCGCCGGAATGGGGTATGCTGAACAAATTTATTTGCACGGCGTGCGGCTGTAACGGCGCAGGCATTTCAAAGCAGACCGTGGCAGGCACGCTGCTGGCGGATTTCATGATGAAACAGGATAACCCGCATATTGCAGATATGCTGTCGCTG
- a CDS encoding GDYXXLXY domain-containing protein — protein sequence MRTRKKSRWLTGAVIALALVTVNVSIWQKEQLLKQGAVMILPLAPVDPRSLMQGDYMALNYALTRPLEQNLYQQAVACGATRSAPCLPTSGTLIVDLDAQRHATQARFDQGEPLQTNQLRVKYHQHSGSLTVGTNAYFFQEGHGERFTQARYGAFRVGSDGTALLTDLLDEQGKVIQP from the coding sequence GTGAGAACGCGTAAAAAGAGCCGATGGCTGACAGGCGCGGTGATAGCGCTGGCGCTGGTGACCGTTAATGTCAGCATCTGGCAAAAAGAGCAGTTGCTGAAACAGGGCGCGGTCATGATATTACCCCTTGCGCCGGTTGACCCGCGCTCCCTGATGCAGGGTGATTACATGGCGCTGAATTATGCCCTCACCCGACCGCTGGAGCAGAACCTGTATCAACAGGCGGTGGCCTGCGGCGCAACCCGGTCAGCGCCATGCCTGCCCACCAGCGGAACTCTGATTGTGGACCTCGATGCGCAGCGTCATGCAACTCAGGCCCGGTTTGATCAGGGTGAGCCGCTACAGACGAATCAGCTACGGGTAAAATACCATCAACACTCCGGCTCGCTGACCGTCGGCACCAACGCTTATTTCTTTCAGGAAGGTCATGGCGAGCGTTTCACGCAGGCACGATACGGGGCATTTCGCGTGGGGAGCGACGGCACAGCACTTCTGACGGATCTGCTTGATGAACAGGGAAAGGTGATTCAGCCTTAG
- a CDS encoding acyltransferase — protein MKVIESGIRDVKQGENVKVITPVNIYECQLGDDVFVGPFVEIQKGCVIGDRTRVQSHTFICENVTLGKDCFIGHGVTFANDLFKNGGPDASAESWIHIVLGNAITVGSGATILTTDICSGAVIGAGSVVTKPVLIKGVYAGNPARLLREL, from the coding sequence ATGAAGGTTATTGAAAGTGGCATTCGTGACGTAAAACAAGGTGAAAATGTGAAAGTAATCACGCCGGTAAACATCTATGAGTGTCAACTGGGCGATGATGTTTTTGTAGGGCCATTTGTAGAGATACAAAAAGGATGCGTTATAGGCGACAGAACCCGAGTACAGTCTCACACTTTTATCTGTGAGAATGTTACCTTGGGTAAGGACTGTTTTATAGGCCATGGCGTAACCTTTGCTAACGACCTGTTCAAGAATGGCGGTCCTGATGCTTCTGCAGAAAGCTGGATACATATCGTATTAGGTAACGCGATAACCGTGGGGAGCGGAGCAACTATCTTAACAACTGACATTTGCAGTGGTGCGGTGATTGGTGCAGGTAGCGTGGTTACAAAGCCTGTGCTAATTAAAGGGGTGTATGCTGGCAATCCAGCCAGACTTTTGAGAGAGCTCTAA
- a CDS encoding methyl-accepting chemotaxis protein gives MKNIRIGIRLGIAFGFMALLVVLMVLIGIDKINSLGNANDEISGSTYSKAAASQSLRFYTSDIGRLARNAILLKDGSLRNKAIQDYRSERDAVDSLMALLTKQVSSPQGIEIFSLVKARAKVFLPFIDEVVALAQQGKSDEATQLLFGPRYKSQSDFMASIKELQSHQEMRMSSSAAQAHNDRSEALTILIAAGVVAVLLAAISALIISRSITRPLQEAVEAAGRVSRGDLSGTILTGHKDETGILLSAIRDMQDSLINTVSQVRNNAENVASASSQIAHGNADLSQRTEEQASALEQTAATMTQLGMTVKNNANNARQAVQLAVSVRDVASKGSSATGAITGTMKSISESSDRISEITAVIDGIAFQTNILALNAAVEAARAGEHGRGFAVVASEVRSLAQRSATAAGEIRQLIEANAHSVEQGNQLVVHASETMSDIQSAVGKLTDTVEEITSASAEQARGIEQVGIAVTEMDSATQQNASLVEESASAAASLREQAELLLQAVSVFSLSNQAAPVSVKVTATAARPAFQTDLAKNRQASGAEG, from the coding sequence ATGAAAAACATAAGAATTGGAATCAGACTTGGTATCGCTTTTGGCTTCATGGCGCTACTGGTCGTGCTTATGGTGCTGATTGGCATCGATAAAATCAACTCGCTTGGCAATGCTAACGATGAGATATCAGGCAGCACTTACAGTAAAGCTGCCGCTTCCCAATCGCTTCGCTTCTACACGTCAGACATAGGCCGTCTTGCAAGAAATGCCATTCTCCTCAAGGACGGGTCGCTGAGAAACAAAGCCATCCAGGATTACCGCAGCGAAAGGGATGCGGTTGACAGTCTGATGGCACTCCTCACTAAACAGGTCAGTTCACCACAGGGCATAGAAATATTCTCCCTTGTTAAAGCCCGGGCTAAAGTTTTTCTGCCATTTATTGATGAAGTAGTTGCGCTCGCGCAGCAGGGGAAGAGTGATGAAGCCACACAACTGCTCTTTGGGCCGCGTTATAAGTCACAGAGTGACTTCATGGCTTCAATCAAAGAGCTGCAGAGCCACCAGGAAATGCGCATGAGTAGTTCTGCTGCACAGGCGCACAATGACCGGTCGGAAGCTTTGACAATTCTTATTGCCGCCGGTGTTGTTGCTGTTCTGCTGGCGGCCATTTCTGCCCTGATTATCTCCCGGAGTATCACACGTCCTCTTCAGGAAGCAGTAGAAGCCGCAGGGCGTGTGTCACGCGGTGACCTCAGCGGTACCATTCTCACTGGCCATAAAGATGAAACAGGCATTCTGCTGTCAGCCATCCGTGACATGCAGGACTCGCTGATTAACACCGTCAGCCAGGTGCGAAACAATGCAGAAAACGTCGCCTCAGCCAGTTCCCAGATTGCGCATGGGAATGCTGACCTTTCACAGAGGACCGAAGAGCAGGCCAGCGCGCTGGAGCAGACTGCTGCAACAATGACGCAGCTTGGCATGACCGTGAAAAACAATGCGAACAACGCCCGCCAGGCGGTTCAGCTGGCGGTCAGCGTGCGTGATGTGGCCAGTAAGGGCAGCAGCGCGACGGGTGCCATTACCGGCACAATGAAATCCATCAGCGAAAGTTCTGATCGCATTTCCGAAATCACGGCCGTAATTGATGGGATAGCCTTCCAGACTAACATTCTTGCACTGAATGCGGCCGTCGAAGCTGCCCGCGCGGGTGAACACGGTCGCGGATTTGCCGTCGTGGCAAGTGAAGTCAGGTCACTGGCACAGCGCAGTGCCACAGCTGCCGGCGAGATACGCCAGCTTATTGAGGCAAACGCGCACAGCGTTGAACAGGGTAATCAACTCGTCGTTCACGCTTCTGAAACCATGTCGGATATCCAGTCTGCGGTCGGGAAGCTCACGGATACGGTAGAGGAAATCACGTCAGCCAGCGCGGAGCAGGCCCGCGGCATTGAACAGGTGGGAATTGCGGTAACAGAAATGGATAGCGCCACGCAGCAGAATGCTTCTCTGGTTGAGGAGTCCGCCTCTGCAGCTGCAAGTCTCAGGGAGCAAGCTGAACTGCTACTCCAGGCTGTTTCCGTGTTCAGTCTTAGCAACCAGGCAGCACCTGTTTCTGTTAAAGTAACTGCAACTGCTGCCAGACCGGCATTCCAGACTGATTTAGCCAAAAACCGCCAGGCAAGTGGCGCTGAAGGCTAG
- a CDS encoding dTMP kinase, with the protein MNRQLFVSLDGPKGAGKTTLLEAITQVLRADNMKVIRLSERKSDPFRAESMALVNRLARDPSADLEGEICQRFAVSRAWISQNVLAKQPQNSVILMDRWYPSDAAFRRMIPFTEVLQLNREHNVRTPDLHVGVVTAPEISWERAAARSRGLGSTVIHRLEEHIACTRAFEQEVASNGWFLCHNEGSIQEATLQVVAEIHSVIFRS; encoded by the coding sequence ATGAATCGTCAACTGTTTGTTTCTCTGGATGGGCCGAAGGGCGCTGGCAAGACCACATTGCTGGAAGCCATCACGCAAGTGCTGAGGGCAGACAACATGAAAGTGATCCGACTCAGCGAGAGAAAGAGCGATCCTTTCAGGGCAGAATCCATGGCGCTGGTTAACCGGCTTGCCAGAGATCCCTCAGCAGATCTGGAAGGGGAAATCTGTCAGCGTTTTGCTGTCAGCCGTGCCTGGATTTCACAGAACGTACTGGCTAAACAGCCGCAAAACAGCGTTATCCTGATGGATCGCTGGTATCCATCAGATGCCGCGTTTCGACGGATGATTCCTTTTACAGAGGTTCTGCAGCTAAACCGTGAGCACAACGTCCGCACGCCAGATCTGCATGTCGGGGTGGTCACTGCGCCGGAAATTTCCTGGGAAAGAGCCGCAGCACGATCGCGTGGCCTGGGAAGTACGGTAATTCACCGCCTGGAAGAACATATCGCCTGCACCCGCGCGTTTGAGCAGGAAGTTGCCAGCAACGGCTGGTTTTTATGTCACAATGAAGGGAGCATTCAAGAGGCAACGTTACAGGTGGTGGCTGAAATTCACAGCGTGATTTTTCGGTCCTGA
- a CDS encoding esterase-like activity of phytase family protein, protein MKIKAISLLIGCALSLSTLAAQPKVESDVVSFPEGTRVSYNGAFASAFPQGLPVGIGSGLLFTGKQGEALTFVTVTDRGPNADSPDVGKKESKIFVTPDFAPLLMNIRVQKGKAEATDARPLHDDKGNINGLPLQDGVIGSTNEVALSDTLKALQGDNRGLDTEGITPDGKGGYWLCDEYGPFLINVDERGKILAIHGPQAAEGEKSIAGGLPNILKWRQPNRGFEGITRMPDGRIIAAVQSTLNIDGKSKKQARFTRLVSFDPATGKTAMYGYPIDSEAYSKNSDAKIGDIVAIDNQHILLIEQGTDKNDAMRNLVYKVDLSPATELSAFDKPGEYPEFDDEKTLLKRGIKFAAKKRVVDLRQLGWQQEKAEGLALIDDKTLAITNDNDFGVKAVMQDPVEGKKRKDYRVTEQGTLKVDDKPVATTISLKPLKKPESDSELWVVTLAESLK, encoded by the coding sequence ATGAAAATAAAAGCGATTTCTCTGCTTATCGGTTGCGCACTCTCTTTATCAACATTAGCGGCACAGCCGAAAGTTGAAAGCGACGTCGTCAGTTTCCCTGAAGGAACGCGCGTGAGCTACAACGGGGCATTCGCCAGCGCATTTCCTCAGGGTCTGCCGGTGGGTATTGGTTCCGGTTTGCTGTTTACCGGTAAGCAGGGGGAGGCGCTGACCTTTGTTACCGTCACCGATCGCGGACCCAATGCCGACTCACCTGATGTCGGTAAGAAAGAATCAAAAATATTCGTCACGCCGGACTTCGCTCCACTGCTGATGAATATTCGGGTGCAGAAGGGCAAAGCCGAGGCCACGGATGCCCGACCATTGCATGACGATAAGGGCAATATAAACGGCTTGCCGTTGCAGGATGGCGTCATTGGATCAACTAATGAAGTCGCGCTAAGCGATACGCTGAAAGCGCTGCAGGGTGACAACCGTGGTCTGGATACAGAAGGCATTACGCCGGATGGCAAGGGCGGATACTGGCTATGCGATGAGTATGGTCCGTTCCTGATTAATGTAGATGAGCGCGGTAAAATCCTGGCCATTCACGGGCCGCAGGCAGCCGAAGGGGAGAAATCCATCGCAGGCGGTCTGCCGAACATACTCAAATGGCGTCAGCCAAACCGTGGCTTTGAGGGGATCACCCGCATGCCCGATGGGCGTATCATTGCCGCGGTGCAGAGCACGCTTAATATCGACGGTAAAAGCAAAAAGCAGGCGCGCTTTACCCGCCTGGTGAGTTTCGATCCGGCGACCGGGAAAACCGCGATGTATGGTTACCCTATCGACAGCGAGGCTTACAGTAAAAACAGTGACGCAAAAATTGGCGATATCGTGGCGATCGACAATCAGCATATCCTGCTGATAGAACAGGGCACCGATAAAAACGATGCGATGCGCAACCTTGTCTATAAGGTGGATCTTAGCCCGGCTACCGAGCTTTCAGCATTTGATAAGCCCGGTGAATACCCGGAGTTTGACGACGAGAAAACGCTGCTGAAACGCGGCATTAAGTTTGCCGCTAAAAAGCGGGTGGTTGATTTACGTCAGCTCGGCTGGCAGCAGGAGAAAGCCGAAGGGCTGGCGCTGATCGACGATAAAACGCTGGCGATCACTAATGATAATGACTTTGGCGTGAAAGCGGTGATGCAGGATCCGGTTGAAGGTAAGAAGCGTAAGGATTATCGGGTGACGGAGCAGGGGACGCTTAAGGTTGATGACAAGCCGGTTGCCACGACCATTAGCCTGAAGCCACTGAAGAAACCGGAGTCGGACAGTGAGTTGTGGGTTGTTACGCTGGCGGAATCGCTAAAATAA
- a CDS encoding DinB family protein, translating into MDKSTLVILLKFKRWIDAETLKAVKGISESAYAEKRHLMLRLMNHIHVVDMIFRANISGQQHGYTALNTPETPSVDELEIEMDDCTNWYIRRVSSMSPADLRETIKFSFVDGGEGEMTATDMLNHMLFHGTYHRGAVGWLISECEGVPPKDVLTVFLRDHNH; encoded by the coding sequence ATGGACAAGAGCACACTGGTTATACTCTTGAAATTCAAGCGCTGGATTGACGCTGAAACGCTAAAAGCAGTTAAAGGTATCAGCGAATCTGCTTATGCAGAAAAGCGTCATCTGATGCTAAGACTGATGAACCATATTCATGTGGTAGACATGATTTTTAGAGCAAATATTTCGGGTCAGCAGCATGGTTACACTGCCCTGAACACCCCTGAAACACCCTCAGTAGATGAGCTTGAGATCGAAATGGACGACTGTACAAACTGGTATATCCGGCGCGTAAGCTCAATGTCTCCTGCTGATTTAAGAGAAACTATTAAGTTCAGCTTTGTCGATGGTGGTGAGGGAGAAATGACTGCTACAGATATGCTAAATCACATGCTTTTTCATGGAACTTATCACCGTGGGGCTGTAGGCTGGTTAATTTCTGAGTGCGAAGGTGTTCCGCCGAAAGATGTGCTGACAGTTTTTCTGAGGGATCATAATCACTGA
- a CDS encoding glutathione S-transferase family protein, translated as MKIYTYPKSRSLRVLWALEEIGATYDTIRVELFNPTSDVKSPHPFGKVPFLVDGKISISETLAICIYLCEKHQNGTLYPANPEEKASVNAWLSFSLTDLEAPVWSLLKQNVFIPENQRSTDLMNSLRDEATKVISRIRFNPSHTWIAGDNFTLADIFLSHSLLWAKLCGLEIDKETDSYIARAMSRPAFVKAQEMNNL; from the coding sequence TTGAAAATCTATACCTACCCAAAAAGCAGATCCCTTAGGGTGCTTTGGGCGCTTGAAGAAATTGGGGCAACTTACGATACCATCAGAGTAGAGCTTTTTAATCCAACATCTGATGTGAAATCCCCCCATCCTTTTGGAAAAGTACCTTTTTTGGTTGACGGAAAAATATCAATCAGTGAAACCTTAGCTATATGTATTTACCTGTGTGAAAAACATCAAAATGGTACTCTTTACCCCGCAAATCCTGAAGAAAAAGCCTCCGTTAATGCGTGGTTGAGCTTTAGTCTCACCGACTTAGAAGCGCCGGTCTGGAGTTTACTGAAACAAAATGTATTCATTCCAGAAAACCAACGATCCACTGACTTAATGAATTCCCTTAGAGACGAAGCAACCAAGGTCATCTCCCGGATCCGCTTCAATCCGTCCCATACCTGGATCGCCGGGGACAATTTTACTCTGGCCGACATTTTCCTCTCTCATTCGTTGCTATGGGCAAAACTATGCGGATTAGAAATTGACAAAGAAACGGACAGTTACATAGCCAGAGCCATGAGCCGACCAGCATTCGTGAAAGCTCAGGAAATGAATAATCTCTAA